One window of Candidatus Leptovillus gracilis genomic DNA carries:
- the erpA gene encoding iron-sulfur cluster insertion protein ErpA, giving the protein MDDVLEQTTTINLTDTAVAVVRKLLVEKNVPDYGLRVFVSGGGCSGLQYGMALEAEARPYDNVIEKDGVKVFIDPTSMMYMADATIDYEDSIMGGGFKIDNPNAVSACGCGTSFKTKDSAGAAGGGCSSCG; this is encoded by the coding sequence ATGGACGACGTTTTAGAACAAACAACCACAATTAATCTGACGGATACGGCCGTTGCCGTCGTTCGTAAGCTTCTCGTAGAAAAGAACGTACCCGATTATGGGCTGCGCGTTTTTGTGTCTGGTGGCGGCTGCTCCGGCCTGCAATATGGCATGGCCCTGGAAGCCGAGGCGCGTCCCTATGACAATGTCATCGAAAAAGATGGCGTGAAGGTTTTTATCGATCCCACCAGCATGATGTATATGGCGGATGCCACCATTGATTACGAAGACAGCATCATGGGCGGCGGCTTCAAAATTGATAATCCCAACGCCGTCTCGGCCTGTGGTTGTGGCACGTCCTTCAAAACAAAAGACAGCGCCGGCGCGGCCGGTGGTGGTTGCAGCAGCTGCGGCTAA